One stretch of Armigeres subalbatus isolate Guangzhou_Male chromosome 2, GZ_Asu_2, whole genome shotgun sequence DNA includes these proteins:
- the LOC134211935 gene encoding tudor domain-containing protein 5-like isoform X2: MADYTMEEIKQIIRSIAISGSSYGLSVKMLADDFKKMEGFDLPYQRLGFRAPDEFLRSLNDTVTVTGYGTSALVEPVVTQSTRHVRDLVRKSNSKTSGKKFFNKSGSNSVYRSPPEYKSDYGRSSNQQQYHNRSGTSNGFWKPTAAYIRQTNNDHYDEQRCDPRKVTNQEFDFRDTNGNDFGSSDEEMPKFVLTEDKKLSQLQSTLQEMTITATPTKPSKVRSNDAIPDDAVLALINSLEIPDGAMNLTDSIETQKIPAGIVPKQSVQIFVTEVHNPNRLWYHMGENANKIDELMNEIDAHYTHMERDEWRLKPSNVAVGLYCVAKFAGMWHRGKIVSDLAHNKVRVFYIDYGTVSEQELKDIKFMAKCFASMPAQSMRASLAYVKPVGHRWTRDSCWSLLSLVYEKILYAYVVDINREENFMDVVLIDTTGNKDSIINQQLFIKGHAIWEDEVPYKEKSKISASARNHIRRFSHGSTT; the protein is encoded by the exons ATGGCAGATTATACCATGGAGGAAATCAAACAGATCATCCGATCGATTGCCATATCTGGATCGTCGTACGGTTTGTCGGTTAAGATGCTTGCCGATGACTTCAAAAAGATGGAAGGATTTGATCTGCCTTATCAGCGGCTAGGGTTTCGAGCCCCAGATGAATTTCTGCGCAGTTTGAACGATACTGTTACG gTGACGGGATATGGGACTTCGGCGCTGGTTGAACCAGTTGTAACGCAGAGCACTCGACATGTCCGAGATCTGGTGAGGAAAAGCAACAGTAAAACAAGTGGgaagaaattcttcaacaaaaGCGGTTCTAATTCAGTTTATCG CTCGCCTCCAGAATATAAATCAGACTACGGCAGAAGCAGCAATCAACAGCAGTACCACAATCGATCAGGTACTAGCAACGGATTTTGGAAACCAACCGCAGCTTACATCCGTCAGACCAACAATGATCATTATGATGAACAACGGTGCGACCCTCGAAAAGTCACTAACCAGGAATTCGATTTCCGAGACACGAATGGAAATGATTTCGGTAGTTCAGATGAGGAAATGCCCAAGTTCGTTTTAACTGAAGATAAAAAGCTATCCCAACTGCAAAGTACACTTCAGGAGATGACTATCACCGCCACTCCGACTAAACCGTCCAAGGTTCGATCGAATGATGCCATTCCGGATGATGCCGTGCTTGCGCTGATTAATTCTCTAGAGATTCCTGATGGTGCCATGAATTTAACTGATTCGATTGAAACGCAAAAAATTCCGGCAGGTATTGTTCCGAAACAGTCGGTGCAAATATTCGTTACCGAGGTCCACAATCCGAACCGCCTCTGGTACCACATGGGTGAAAATGCCAACAAAATTGATGAACTGATGAACGAAATCGATGCTCACTACACACATATGGAGCGGGACGAATGGCGTCTCAAGCCATCCAATGTGGCTGTTGGTCTCTATTGCGTGGCCAAGTTTGCCGGCATGTGGCATCGGGGGAAAATAGTCAGTGATTTGGCACACAACAAGGTTCGAGTGTTCTACATCGACTACGGTACCGTTTCCGAGCAGGAGCTTAAGGATATCAAGTTCATGGCCAAATGCTTCGCCAGCATGCCGGCTCAATCTATGCGGGCATCGTTGGCTTATGTAAAACCGGTTGGCCATCGGTGGACGCGCGATTCCTGCTGGTCGCTTCTGTCACTTGTTTACGAAAAGATTCTTTATGCGTATGTGGTGGACATCAACAGAGAG GAGAACTTCATGGATGTAGTTCTAATTGATACCACTGGTAACAAGGACAGCATCATTAATCAGCAACTGTTTATCAAAGGACATGCTATCTGGGAAGACGAAGTTCCCTACAAGGAAAAAAGC